In the genome of Streptomyces sp. NBC_00190, one region contains:
- a CDS encoding MFS transporter yields the protein MASRAGTAESSAKARLVLATLAAGQFLMALDSSVMNVSIATVAEDVGTTVTGIQGAITAYTLVMAMFMIPGGKVGALIGRRRAFVIGCCIYGAGSLTTALAPNLTVLLLGWSFLEGIGASLILPAIVALVAGNFAVERRPAAYGLVVAAGAVAIALGPLIGGIATTYFSWRWVFAGEVLVVLVILVFARRIADAPPGERRRIDYVGAVLSALGLGLFVYGVLRSDEWGWFRPKPDAPAWLGISLTVWLMLTGLLLIRLFLRWEARVVERGGDPLVDPGMLRNRQLSGGLTMFFFQYLVQMGVFFLVPLYLSVALGLSALQTGARLLPLSVSLLAAAILIPRFLPDVSPRRVVFLGIVALLAGAVVLMAALDLDAGAEVVTVPLLLIGLGMGALASQLGSVTVSAVPQAQSAEVGGVQNAVTNLGASIGTALAGSVMIAALATSFLTSITANPAVPDSVKSQATVELQSGAPFLSDAQLQTALDEAGTSAAVSDAALDANAEARLDGLRAALAILALAAIIALFFVNRIPSTQPRSPEP from the coding sequence ATGGCATCCCGGGCAGGCACGGCCGAGAGTTCGGCGAAGGCTCGACTGGTGCTGGCGACGCTCGCGGCCGGCCAGTTCCTGATGGCCCTCGACAGCTCCGTCATGAACGTCTCCATCGCCACGGTGGCCGAGGACGTGGGCACGACCGTGACGGGCATCCAGGGCGCCATCACCGCCTACACCCTGGTGATGGCGATGTTCATGATCCCCGGCGGCAAGGTCGGGGCGCTGATCGGCCGCAGACGGGCGTTCGTGATCGGCTGCTGCATCTACGGGGCCGGCTCCCTCACCACGGCGCTCGCACCGAACCTCACCGTGCTGCTGCTGGGCTGGTCGTTCCTGGAGGGAATCGGGGCGTCGCTCATCCTGCCCGCGATCGTGGCGCTCGTCGCCGGCAACTTCGCCGTCGAACGCCGCCCCGCCGCCTACGGACTCGTCGTGGCGGCAGGGGCCGTGGCGATCGCGCTCGGGCCGCTCATCGGCGGTATCGCGACGACGTACTTCTCCTGGCGGTGGGTGTTCGCCGGCGAGGTCCTGGTGGTGCTCGTCATCCTCGTGTTCGCGCGCCGCATCGCGGACGCCCCGCCCGGTGAGCGCCGGCGCATCGACTACGTCGGCGCCGTCCTGTCCGCGCTCGGGCTCGGGCTCTTCGTCTACGGCGTGCTCCGGTCCGACGAATGGGGCTGGTTCAGGCCGAAGCCCGACGCGCCCGCGTGGCTCGGGATCTCCCTGACGGTGTGGCTGATGCTGACGGGTCTGCTGCTGATCAGGCTCTTCCTCCGCTGGGAGGCCAGGGTCGTGGAGCGGGGCGGGGATCCCCTCGTCGATCCCGGCATGCTGCGCAACAGGCAGCTCAGCGGCGGGCTGACGATGTTCTTCTTCCAGTACCTCGTGCAGATGGGCGTGTTCTTCCTCGTCCCGCTCTACCTGTCCGTCGCCCTGGGCCTGTCGGCACTGCAGACAGGCGCCCGCCTCCTGCCGCTCTCGGTGAGCCTGCTGGCGGCCGCGATCCTGATCCCGCGCTTCCTCCCGGACGTCTCGCCGCGGCGGGTGGTGTTTCTCGGGATCGTCGCGCTGCTGGCGGGCGCGGTGGTCCTGATGGCCGCGCTCGACCTGGACGCCGGGGCGGAAGTCGTCACCGTCCCGCTCCTGCTGATCGGGCTCGGCATGGGAGCACTCGCGTCCCAGCTCGGGTCGGTCACCGTGTCCGCGGTGCCGCAGGCACAGAGTGCGGAGGTCGGCGGCGTACAGAACGCCGTCACCAACCTCGGCGCCTCGATCGGTACGGCGCTCGCCGGATCGGTCATGATCGCCGCGCTCGCCACGTCCTTCCTGACCAGCATCACGGCGAATCCGGCGGTCCCGGACAGCGTCAAGAGCCAGGCGACCGTCGAGCTCCAGAGCGGCGCGCCCTTCCTGTCCGACGCCCAGCTCCAGACCGCCCTCGACGAAGCCGGCACGAGTGCGGCGGTCTCCGACGCGGCACTGGACGCGAACGCCGAGGCCAGGCTCGACGGCCTGCGTGCGGCACTGGCCATCCTCGCCCTCGCCGCGATCATCGCCCTGTTCTTCGTGAACCGGATCCCGTCGACCCAGCCGCGCTCGCCGGAGCCGTAG